In the genome of Candidatus Microbacterium phytovorans, one region contains:
- a CDS encoding MFS transporter: MSSAMFRSFSVFNYRVWFIGALVSNVGAWMQATALSWVVLTELTDNDAGAMGVTMALQFAPPLLLVGVTGLVADRFDRRRLLVVTQSVLLLLGAAIGVLILLGVMTLPLMYAFALALGVVAAFDNPARQAFVSDLVARENASNAVALNAASFNGARMIGPAVAGIVIVAVGTGWVFLVNAVTFLAMIVALGMIRVDELIPRAKASRAARLADGFRYVARRPDLMVAFSMVFLLGAFGMNFPIFASTMALEFGQEADGYGLLSSILAIGSLAGALLAARRDRAQIRYVIVGTGLFAVAALVSAFMPTYWLYAATLMFTGFAVVTTLTTANGYVQTTTDPTLRGRVLALYMAILMGGTPVGAPIVGWVAAQFGPRAAILLGAVAAFVAFGIGFGWLLLSGRLHRHGSRRFALTLDETRPIRIVTPEEFSDEVAATTPIALPGEGGRGARGA, encoded by the coding sequence ATGAGCTCTGCGATGTTCCGCTCCTTCTCGGTCTTCAACTACCGCGTCTGGTTCATCGGCGCGCTCGTCTCCAACGTGGGCGCGTGGATGCAGGCCACCGCGCTCAGCTGGGTGGTGCTCACCGAGCTCACCGACAACGACGCCGGCGCGATGGGCGTCACCATGGCGTTGCAGTTCGCGCCGCCCCTGCTGCTCGTCGGCGTGACCGGCCTCGTCGCCGACCGCTTCGACCGCCGCCGCCTGCTGGTGGTCACACAGAGCGTCCTGCTCCTCCTCGGCGCGGCGATCGGTGTGCTCATCCTCCTCGGAGTGATGACGCTCCCCCTCATGTACGCGTTCGCGCTGGCCCTCGGCGTCGTCGCCGCCTTCGACAACCCCGCACGCCAGGCGTTCGTCTCCGACCTCGTCGCCCGCGAGAACGCGTCGAACGCCGTCGCGCTCAACGCGGCATCCTTCAACGGCGCGCGCATGATCGGACCCGCGGTCGCCGGGATCGTCATCGTCGCGGTCGGCACCGGCTGGGTGTTCCTCGTCAACGCGGTGACCTTCCTCGCGATGATCGTCGCCCTCGGGATGATCCGGGTCGACGAACTCATCCCGCGTGCGAAGGCGTCGAGGGCTGCGCGCCTGGCCGACGGCTTCCGGTACGTCGCACGCCGGCCCGACCTCATGGTCGCGTTCTCGATGGTGTTCCTGCTGGGCGCGTTCGGGATGAACTTCCCCATCTTCGCCTCCACGATGGCACTGGAGTTCGGCCAGGAGGCCGACGGCTACGGCCTCCTCAGCTCGATCCTCGCGATCGGTTCGCTCGCCGGCGCCCTGCTGGCCGCCCGTCGGGATCGCGCGCAGATCCGCTACGTGATCGTCGGCACCGGTCTGTTCGCCGTCGCCGCGCTCGTGTCCGCCTTCATGCCGACCTACTGGCTCTACGCGGCCACGCTGATGTTCACGGGCTTCGCGGTGGTGACCACGCTCACCACCGCCAACGGCTACGTGCAGACGACGACCGACCCCACGCTGCGCGGCCGGGTGCTCGCGCTCTACATGGCGATCTTGATGGGTGGCACGCCGGTCGGGGCACCCATCGTCGGCTGGGTGGCGGCGCAGTTCGGTCCGCGGGCGGCCATCCTGCTCGGTGCCGTCGCCGCGTTCGTGGCGTTCGGCATCGGCTTCGGCTGGTTGCTGCTGTCGGGACGCCTCCACCGCCACGGCTCCCGCCGGTTCGCCCTCACGCTCGACGAGACGCGCCCCATCCGGATCGTCACTCCCGAGGAGTTCAGCGACGAGGTGGCCGCCACGACGCCGATCGCCCTGCCGGGCGAGGGCGGACGAGGCGCGCGCGGCGCCTGA
- a CDS encoding nitronate monooxygenase: MTSLPALLGIDTPIVLGPFGGMSSVALTAAVSEAGGLGSYGLYGCSAERIADTATQLRAATDRPFALNLWMPVGTEVRPGEIDTTAAIATVAPLYAELGIPLPTEEPERFLVDVDEQLEAVLAARPAAVSFVFGVPSSAWIVAFRERGVRVIGAATTVAEAVAVEQAGADAVVASGFEAGGHRVSFLRPAEDSLVGTMALVPQVADAVGIPVIAAGGIADRRGVAAAWALGAAGVQVGTAFLRTRESAASPAHRGSLANVGADGTVLTRAATGRWARGVRNRLIDTVESGVIAPFPAQSWVVGPLRAEANRRGLGDLQSLWSGQSAALAGSDEAAVLFRELAAGIPSR; this comes from the coding sequence ATGACTTCCCTCCCCGCTCTGCTGGGCATCGACACTCCGATCGTCCTCGGCCCTTTCGGCGGCATGTCGTCGGTCGCTCTGACGGCGGCGGTCAGCGAGGCCGGCGGCCTCGGGTCGTACGGCCTCTACGGTTGCAGCGCCGAGCGGATCGCCGACACGGCGACGCAGCTGCGGGCCGCGACCGACCGACCGTTCGCCCTGAACCTGTGGATGCCGGTGGGCACCGAGGTGCGGCCCGGCGAGATCGACACGACCGCGGCCATCGCCACGGTGGCGCCGTTGTACGCGGAGCTCGGCATCCCGCTGCCGACGGAGGAGCCCGAGCGCTTCCTCGTCGACGTCGACGAGCAGCTCGAGGCGGTGCTCGCCGCGCGTCCGGCAGCCGTCAGCTTCGTGTTCGGGGTGCCGTCGTCGGCGTGGATCGTGGCGTTCCGCGAGCGTGGCGTCCGTGTCATCGGTGCGGCGACGACCGTGGCCGAAGCGGTGGCCGTCGAGCAGGCCGGCGCCGACGCGGTCGTGGCGAGCGGATTCGAGGCGGGTGGGCATCGCGTGAGCTTCCTCCGGCCTGCGGAGGATTCTCTCGTCGGGACGATGGCGCTCGTTCCCCAGGTCGCGGATGCCGTGGGCATCCCCGTGATCGCCGCGGGCGGCATCGCCGACCGGCGTGGCGTTGCGGCGGCGTGGGCGTTGGGTGCGGCGGGCGTGCAGGTGGGGACGGCGTTCCTGCGCACGCGCGAGTCGGCGGCCAGCCCTGCACACCGGGGGTCACTGGCGAACGTCGGCGCCGACGGGACCGTTCTCACGCGCGCGGCGACCGGGCGGTGGGCCCGCGGGGTGCGCAATCGCCTGATCGACACGGTCGAGAGCGGGGTGATCGCCCCGTTCCCCGCGCAGAGCTGGGTCGTGGGTCCGTTGCGCGCGGAGGCGAACCGTCGCGGCCTCGGAGACCTGCAGTCGTTGTGGTCGGGTCAGTCCGCCGCGCTCGCGGGGAGCGACGAGGCGGCGGTGCTCTTCAGGGAGCTGGCCGCCGGCATTCCCTCGCGGTGA
- a CDS encoding ATP-binding cassette domain-containing protein codes for MRVTAHGITKSFSRTLVLDDVSIEFESGCINVLVAPSGSGKTTLLSILAGLERPDGGSVAHEVGGHPMLVDPGNVAWVTQGNNVLAGRSVLDNVLLGPLASGVPFDVAAKRALDVLDHVGLRRRATERARALSGGELQRLCLARALASPRRAIFADEPTAHLDEGNTSAFAAALRGVDSSTTILIATHDPVLVDVADRVFDLRAKRWVRQ; via the coding sequence ATGCGAGTAACTGCTCACGGGATCACCAAGTCCTTCTCCCGCACCCTCGTGCTGGACGACGTCTCTATCGAGTTCGAGAGCGGATGCATAAACGTGCTCGTCGCGCCGTCCGGTTCCGGCAAGACAACGCTCCTGTCGATTCTGGCGGGTCTCGAACGCCCCGACGGCGGCTCTGTCGCCCACGAAGTCGGTGGCCACCCGATGCTCGTCGATCCGGGCAATGTCGCCTGGGTGACCCAGGGGAACAACGTCCTCGCGGGACGCTCCGTGCTCGACAACGTCCTTCTCGGACCTCTCGCGAGCGGCGTTCCCTTCGACGTGGCGGCGAAGCGCGCGCTCGATGTGCTCGATCACGTCGGACTGCGCCGTCGCGCCACCGAGCGAGCGCGGGCGCTTTCGGGCGGTGAGCTGCAGCGCTTGTGCTTGGCCAGAGCTCTCGCGTCTCCGCGCCGAGCGATCTTTGCGGACGAACCGACCGCTCATTTGGACGAAGGGAATACGTCGGCGTTCGCTGCGGCGCTTCGCGGGGTGGACTCCTCGACGACGATCCTCATCGCGACTCATGATCCCGTGCTGGTCGACGTCGCCGATAGGGTTTTCGACCTCCGAGCGAAGAGGTGGGTCCGGCAGTGA
- a CDS encoding carboxyl transferase domain-containing protein has product MSTTTPSGYRALVDDLRGRLDRAARGGPESSRTRHVERGKLLVRDRIDALLDRGSPFLEVAPLAASDIDGWPAAGVVAGIGLVHGRHVMVIANDATVKGGTYHPLTVKKHLRAQEIAAENRLPCIMLVDSGGAFLPLQDEVFPDRDHFGRIFYNQARMSRDGIAQIAAVLGSSTAGGAYVPAMSDQTVIVRSQGTIFLGGPPLVKAATGEIVSAEDLGGGDTHSRISGVTDHLADDDAHALEIVRGIVATLPAPAPPVSAPVPTEPPALPSESLYDVVPVDLTTPYDAREIIVRLVDGGRFDEFKREYGETLVTGFARLHGHLVGILANNGVLFSESAMKGAHFIQLCDQRGIPLLFLQNITGFMVGREYEAGGIAKHGAKMVNAVACARVPKLTVVVGGSFGAGTYSMCGRAYSPRFLWLWPGARVSVMGGPQAASVLSTVRRDQIEASGGTWSAEEQAAFEAPLREQYEHQGNPYYSTSRLWDDGVIEPAQTRDVLGLALDVVTRTPLPEPGYGVFRM; this is encoded by the coding sequence GTGTCGACGACGACCCCCTCCGGGTACCGTGCGCTGGTCGACGACCTGCGTGGCCGTCTGGATCGCGCCGCACGGGGCGGGCCCGAGAGCTCCCGCACCCGGCACGTCGAGCGGGGCAAGCTCCTCGTCCGCGACCGCATCGACGCCCTGCTCGACCGCGGCAGCCCCTTCCTGGAGGTCGCGCCGCTCGCCGCCTCCGACATCGACGGGTGGCCCGCCGCCGGCGTCGTGGCGGGGATCGGCCTCGTGCACGGCCGCCACGTCATGGTCATCGCCAACGACGCCACCGTCAAAGGCGGCACCTACCACCCGCTGACGGTCAAGAAGCACCTGCGTGCGCAGGAGATCGCCGCGGAGAACCGGCTGCCCTGCATCATGCTGGTCGACTCGGGCGGCGCCTTCCTGCCCCTCCAGGACGAGGTGTTCCCCGACCGCGACCACTTCGGGCGCATCTTCTACAACCAGGCGCGGATGTCGCGTGACGGCATCGCGCAGATCGCGGCCGTGCTCGGCTCGTCCACCGCCGGCGGCGCCTACGTCCCCGCCATGAGCGACCAGACGGTCATCGTGCGCTCCCAGGGCACGATCTTCCTCGGCGGCCCGCCCCTCGTGAAGGCCGCCACGGGCGAGATCGTCTCGGCGGAGGACCTCGGTGGCGGCGACACCCACTCGCGGATCTCCGGCGTCACCGACCATCTCGCCGACGACGACGCGCACGCGCTCGAGATCGTCCGCGGCATCGTCGCGACCCTGCCCGCACCTGCGCCCCCCGTCTCCGCGCCCGTCCCCACCGAACCGCCCGCTCTGCCCTCCGAATCGCTCTACGACGTCGTCCCCGTCGACCTCACGACGCCCTACGACGCGCGCGAGATCATCGTCCGGCTGGTCGACGGCGGGCGTTTCGACGAGTTCAAGCGCGAGTACGGCGAGACGCTCGTGACCGGGTTCGCCCGCCTCCACGGCCACCTCGTCGGCATCCTCGCCAACAACGGCGTGCTCTTCTCGGAGTCGGCGATGAAGGGTGCGCACTTCATCCAGCTGTGCGACCAGCGCGGCATCCCGTTGCTGTTCCTCCAGAACATCACCGGGTTCATGGTCGGCCGGGAGTACGAGGCCGGCGGCATCGCGAAGCATGGCGCGAAGATGGTGAACGCGGTCGCGTGCGCCCGGGTGCCGAAGTTGACGGTCGTCGTCGGCGGCTCGTTCGGCGCGGGCACATACTCGATGTGCGGGCGCGCGTACTCGCCGCGGTTCCTGTGGCTGTGGCCCGGCGCGCGCGTGTCGGTGATGGGCGGACCACAGGCCGCGTCCGTACTGTCGACCGTGCGTCGCGACCAGATCGAAGCCTCCGGCGGCACCTGGTCGGCCGAAGAGCAGGCCGCCTTCGAAGCGCCGCTCCGCGAGCAGTACGAGCATCAGGGCAACCCCTACTACTCCACCTCGCGCCTGTGGGACGACGGGGTCATCGAGCCCGCGCAGACCCGCGACGTGCTCGGGCTCGCCCTCGACGTCGTCACCCGCACCCCGCTCCCCGAACCCGGCTACGGCGTCTTCCGGATGTGA
- a CDS encoding biotin carboxylase N-terminal domain-containing protein gives MTFPFDTVLVANRGEIAVRVIRTLRRLGLRSVAVYSDADAGALHVRLADGAVRLGPAAAAESYLSIDRVLEAARRTGAQAIHPGFGFLAENAAFARACAAAGIVFIGPGADAIAVMGDKISAKQTVAARGVPVVPGIARPGLSDDDLVAAAADIGFPVLVKPSAGGGGKGMHVLTDADGLRPALAAARREAAAGFGDDTLFLERYVSSPRHIEVQVLADTFGSVVHLGERECSLQRRHQKVIEEAPSPLLSGLPDGEELRRRLGEAACETARSVDYVGAGTVEFIVSADAPDEFFFMEMNTRLQVEHPVTEEVTGLDLVELQVRIAAGMPLPLHQDDIALTGHSIEARVYAEDPREGFLPTGGRVERVIHPEGDGIRVDSGLADGLDVAVDYDPMIAKVIAWAPDRETARRRLVRALADTAVLGFETNLEYLRLLLEEPRVVAGDLDTDLIARTFEGMPFAAADDRVCAEAALVEAVAEAGDADGTPWQRRDGWRLGAPAPRRYRLTVGPRTADIAVWGELSAARVQVDGGDVRSASVSAHADGTASVVIDDAGRRVRSAPGWLHVDGATFRVAEATVARGGSDESRSPQLVSPMPGTVVLVSAADGDRVEPGDPVVSIEAMKMEHVLRSTVAGVVRIAVAVGDQVTRGAIVATVDADESTGGDA, from the coding sequence ATGACCTTCCCCTTCGACACCGTCCTCGTCGCCAATCGCGGCGAGATCGCCGTGCGCGTCATTCGCACGCTCCGCCGGCTCGGCCTGCGCTCGGTCGCGGTCTACAGCGACGCGGATGCCGGTGCCCTCCACGTGCGGCTCGCCGACGGGGCCGTGCGTCTCGGACCGGCTGCTGCGGCGGAGAGCTACCTCAGCATCGACCGCGTGCTGGAAGCGGCCCGGCGTACCGGCGCACAGGCGATCCATCCGGGCTTCGGCTTCCTCGCCGAGAACGCCGCTTTCGCGCGGGCGTGCGCCGCGGCCGGCATCGTCTTCATCGGCCCGGGCGCCGACGCGATCGCGGTCATGGGGGACAAGATCTCCGCGAAACAGACGGTCGCGGCGCGAGGGGTGCCCGTCGTCCCGGGGATCGCACGCCCGGGCCTCAGCGACGACGACCTCGTCGCGGCGGCGGCCGACATCGGATTCCCCGTGCTCGTGAAGCCCTCGGCCGGCGGCGGCGGGAAGGGCATGCACGTCTTGACGGATGCCGACGGCCTCCGGCCCGCGCTGGCGGCGGCGCGGCGGGAGGCGGCGGCGGGTTTCGGCGACGACACGCTCTTCCTGGAGCGGTACGTGTCCTCCCCTCGCCACATCGAGGTGCAGGTGCTCGCCGATACCTTCGGCTCGGTGGTGCACCTCGGCGAACGCGAGTGCTCGCTGCAGCGGCGCCACCAGAAGGTGATCGAGGAGGCGCCCTCCCCACTCCTGTCGGGACTTCCCGACGGGGAGGAGCTGCGACGGCGGCTCGGCGAAGCGGCATGCGAGACGGCCCGCAGCGTGGATTACGTCGGGGCGGGCACCGTCGAGTTCATCGTCTCGGCCGACGCCCCCGACGAGTTCTTCTTCATGGAGATGAACACGCGACTCCAGGTGGAGCACCCCGTCACGGAAGAGGTCACAGGACTCGATCTGGTCGAACTGCAGGTGCGCATCGCGGCGGGGATGCCGCTGCCGCTCCACCAGGACGACATCGCCCTGACGGGGCACAGCATCGAGGCCCGCGTCTACGCGGAAGACCCGCGCGAGGGCTTCCTCCCCACGGGCGGTCGGGTGGAGCGGGTCATCCACCCCGAGGGCGACGGCATCCGTGTGGACTCCGGACTCGCCGACGGCCTGGACGTCGCCGTCGACTACGACCCCATGATCGCGAAGGTCATCGCGTGGGCACCCGACCGCGAGACCGCGCGGCGGCGGCTCGTGCGCGCCCTCGCCGACACCGCCGTGCTCGGTTTCGAGACGAACCTGGAGTATCTGCGTCTGCTGTTGGAGGAGCCGCGGGTGGTCGCGGGCGACCTCGACACCGACCTCATCGCCCGGACGTTCGAGGGGATGCCGTTCGCCGCGGCCGACGACCGGGTGTGCGCCGAGGCGGCGCTCGTGGAGGCGGTGGCAGAGGCCGGCGACGCCGACGGCACCCCGTGGCAGCGACGCGACGGCTGGCGTCTGGGTGCACCCGCTCCCCGCCGCTACCGGCTCACCGTCGGACCGCGCACGGCCGACATCGCCGTGTGGGGCGAGCTGTCCGCAGCCCGGGTGCAGGTCGACGGCGGCGACGTGCGGTCGGCGTCGGTGTCCGCACATGCCGACGGGACGGCATCCGTCGTGATCGACGACGCGGGGCGGCGCGTGCGATCGGCCCCGGGATGGCTGCACGTCGACGGTGCGACCTTCCGCGTCGCGGAGGCGACCGTGGCGCGCGGGGGCTCCGACGAGAGCCGCTCCCCCCAGCTCGTGTCGCCCATGCCGGGCACGGTCGTGCTCGTGAGCGCCGCCGACGGCGACCGGGTGGAACCCGGCGACCCCGTCGTCTCGATCGAGGCGATGAAGATGGAGCACGTGCTCCGTTCCACCGTCGCCGGCGTCGTGAGGATCGCGGTCGCCGTCGGCGACCAGGTGACCCGCGGGGCGATCGTGGCGACGGTCGACGCGGACGAGTCCACAGGAGGCGACGCATGA
- a CDS encoding MaoC family dehydratase — protein sequence MTDTGETHEEHHEERRVEQRGLYFDELEEGVVYAHRPGRTVTEADNVLFTTLTMNTQALHLDAAWSEGTEFGERLVNSMFTLSTLVGLSVAQLTQGTIVANLGVRDVRFPAPVRVGDTLYAETRVLSRRASSSRPGQGIVEFAHTARNQRGEIVAEATRSTLMRMSPTA from the coding sequence ATGACCGACACCGGCGAGACGCACGAAGAACACCACGAGGAACGGCGAGTCGAGCAGCGCGGGCTGTACTTCGACGAGCTCGAGGAGGGCGTCGTCTATGCGCACCGGCCCGGCCGCACCGTCACCGAGGCCGACAACGTGCTGTTCACGACGCTGACGATGAACACCCAGGCGCTGCACCTCGACGCCGCCTGGTCGGAGGGCACGGAGTTCGGAGAGCGGCTCGTCAACAGCATGTTCACGCTCTCGACGCTCGTCGGCCTGTCGGTCGCACAGCTCACGCAGGGGACGATCGTCGCGAACCTCGGGGTCCGCGACGTCCGCTTCCCCGCGCCCGTCCGCGTGGGCGACACGCTCTACGCGGAGACGCGGGTGCTGTCGCGCCGGGCGTCGTCGTCGCGTCCCGGACAGGGGATCGTGGAGTTCGCCCACACGGCCCGCAACCAGCGCGGCGAGATCGTCGCCGAAGCGACCCGGTCGACACTCATGCGAATGTCACCCACCGCCTGA